AGCCTCGGTCCGGGTGGAGCGCACCGGCGCCGTCACGGTGCGGACGGGTGCGTCGCCGCACGGCCAGGGGCTCGGGACCACTCTGCGGACCGTGGTCCACGAGGTGCTGGGCGTGGCGGCCGACGACGTCGAGGTCGTGACCGGTGACACCGCCGCCGCCCCGTTCGGCATGGGTAGCGCCGGCAGCCGGTCGATGGCGGTGGCGGGCTCGGCGGTGCGGATGGCGGCCGACGAGGTGCGTCGCCAGGCCACCGAGCTGGCCGCCCATCTCCTGGAGGCGGCCGCCGAGGATCTCGAGTGGGAAGGAGGGGAGGTGGCGGTGCGCGGCGTCCCCTCCCGCCGCCTCGCCCTGGCCGAGCTGGGCCGGCGGGCCGCCCTGGCCGACCGGCCCCCCGGGATGGAGCCGGGACTCGAGGCCCGGGCCGTCTTCGAGCCCGAAGGCTTCAACTACCCCTACGGCACCCACGCGTGCGTCGTGGAGGTCGACCCCGAGACTGGGGCGGTGCGCGTCCTCGACTACGTCGCGGTCGACGACTGCGGCCGGGCCGTCAGCCCCACCATCGTCGAGGGCCAGATCCACGGCTCGACCGCCCAGGGTGTGGCCCAGGCCCTCCTCGAAGAGGCCGCCTACGACTCCGGCGCCCAGCCGCTGGCCACCTCGTTCCTCACCTACTGCCTGCCGTCGGCTGCCGAGCTTCCCTCCTTCCGGGTGGCGCGGACCGAGGTCCCCACCGACCGCA
This DNA window, taken from Acidimicrobiales bacterium, encodes the following:
- a CDS encoding molybdopterin cofactor-binding domain-containing protein, with translation ASVRVERTGAVTVRTGASPHGQGLGTTLRTVVHEVLGVAADDVEVVTGDTAAAPFGMGSAGSRSMAVAGSAVRMAADEVRRQATELAAHLLEAAAEDLEWEGGEVAVRGVPSRRLALAELGRRAALADRPPGMEPGLEARAVFEPEGFNYPYGTHACVVEVDPETGAVRVLDYVAVDDCGRAVSPTIVEGQIHGSTAQGVAQALLEEAAYDSGAQPLATSFLTYCLPSAAELPSFRVARTEVPTDRNPLGAKGIGEAGTIGAPPTVVNAVLDALTPLGVVHLDMPVSPERIWRAVAGAGDGV